In Pseudobacter ginsenosidimutans, the following are encoded in one genomic region:
- a CDS encoding thymidylate synthase produces the protein MQQYLDLLRLIMDKGVSKTDRTGTGTTSYFGYQMRFDLSEGFPMVTTKKLHLKSIIYELLWFLQGDTNIKYLKDHGVSIWDEWANENGDLGPVYGKQWRSWAGADGKTFDQIKDVLKQLKTNPDSRRIIVSAWNVAELPEMALMPCHALFQFYVEPAVNGGKPKLSCQLYQRSADVFLGVPFNTASYALLTMMIAQVCDMEPGTFVHTFGDVHLYNNHREQAALQLTRTPFPLPQMKLNPEVKDLFSFSFEDFSLENYQSHPGIKAPVAI, from the coding sequence ATGCAACAATACCTGGACTTACTGCGCCTGATCATGGACAAAGGCGTGTCCAAAACAGACCGGACGGGAACCGGCACTACCAGTTATTTTGGTTACCAGATGCGTTTCGATCTCAGTGAAGGCTTCCCCATGGTGACCACCAAGAAATTGCACCTCAAGAGTATCATCTACGAATTACTTTGGTTCCTCCAGGGGGATACCAATATCAAATATCTCAAGGATCATGGCGTGAGTATCTGGGACGAGTGGGCCAATGAAAATGGTGATCTCGGTCCGGTATACGGCAAACAATGGAGAAGCTGGGCCGGCGCTGACGGCAAAACCTTCGATCAGATCAAAGACGTTCTGAAACAGTTGAAAACAAATCCTGATAGTCGCCGTATCATTGTCAGCGCCTGGAATGTGGCAGAACTGCCTGAGATGGCGCTCATGCCCTGTCATGCTCTTTTCCAGTTTTACGTGGAGCCTGCAGTGAATGGCGGCAAACCTAAACTGAGCTGCCAGTTGTACCAGCGCTCTGCCGATGTTTTCCTGGGCGTGCCTTTCAACACAGCGTCCTATGCATTACTCACCATGATGATTGCACAGGTCTGCGATATGGAGCCCGGCACTTTTGTGCATACTTTCGGCGATGTACACCTGTACAATAATCACCGTGAACAGGCTGCATTGCAACTGACCAGGACCCCATTCCCGCTGCCGCAGATGAAACTGAACCCAGAAGTGAAGGATCTCTTCAGTTTCAGCTTCGAAGACTTCAGTCTGGAGAACTATCAGAGCCATCCGGGCATCAAGGCTCCTGTTGCGATATAA
- a CDS encoding O-methyltransferase, with translation MYSRWQLAQKFIRYYLTAMNGKGHGVHSPFVYEFIAHVLNDNKHYPAYDKVEALRQELLAEQAVIEVEDLGAGSTVSKTQSRSISSIAKHAAKPPKYAQLLFRLVNYYQPETILELGTSLGISTCYMAMANPHAYVITGEGSNAIAAEATLNFHDMNLPFVELVEGNFDDTLSEMLASMPVVDMAFIDGNHRKEPTLRYFNQILPQTHNFSMIVLDDIHWSAEMEAAWEAIKAHPQVRMSIDLFFVGIVFFREEFKVKQHFTIRF, from the coding sequence ATGTATTCGCGCTGGCAACTAGCACAAAAATTTATCCGTTACTACCTCACTGCCATGAATGGAAAGGGCCATGGTGTTCATTCCCCTTTCGTATATGAATTCATCGCCCATGTACTGAACGACAACAAGCATTACCCCGCCTACGATAAAGTGGAAGCACTCCGGCAGGAACTACTGGCTGAACAGGCCGTGATAGAAGTGGAAGACCTGGGCGCCGGCTCCACGGTTTCCAAAACACAGAGCCGAAGCATCAGCTCCATTGCCAAACATGCGGCCAAGCCTCCCAAATATGCGCAACTCCTGTTCCGTTTGGTGAATTACTATCAACCCGAAACCATCCTGGAACTGGGCACTTCCCTCGGCATCTCTACCTGCTATATGGCAATGGCCAACCCGCATGCATACGTGATAACAGGAGAGGGGAGCAATGCCATCGCTGCAGAAGCCACGCTCAATTTCCACGACATGAACCTGCCCTTTGTGGAACTGGTGGAAGGTAATTTCGACGATACCCTTTCTGAAATGCTCGCCAGTATGCCTGTTGTAGACATGGCCTTCATCGATGGTAACCACCGCAAGGAGCCTACACTGCGTTATTTCAACCAGATACTGCCGCAAACACATAATTTTTCCATGATCGTGCTGGATGATATTCACTGGAGCGCAGAAATGGAGGCCGCCTGGGAGGCAATCAAGGCCCATCCCCAGGTGCGTATGAGCATCGACCTCTTTTTTGTTGGCATCGTTTTCTTCCGCGAGGAATTCAAAGTGAAGCAACATTTTACCATTCGATTTTAG
- a CDS encoding NAD(P) transhydrogenase subunit alpha produces the protein MESVFNWIAINQQMIYIVILMVFVGIEVIGRVPSVLHTPLMSGANAIHGVVIIGAIIVMGKAESDNYVALILGFLAVVLGTLNVVGGFVVTDRMLEMFKNKKAQK, from the coding sequence ATGGAATCAGTCTTCAACTGGATAGCCATCAATCAGCAGATGATCTACATCGTGATCCTGATGGTGTTTGTGGGAATCGAAGTGATCGGCCGTGTGCCCAGCGTGCTGCATACTCCGCTCATGAGTGGCGCCAATGCCATTCACGGTGTGGTGATCATCGGCGCCATCATTGTGATGGGCAAGGCGGAGTCCGACAATTACGTGGCCCTGATACTCGGCTTCCTCGCTGTGGTACTGGGAACACTCAATGTGGTGGGAGGTTTTGTGGTCACAGACAGGATGCTGGAAATGTTCAAGAATAAAAAAGCTCAGAAGTAG
- a CDS encoding dihydrofolate reductase, with translation MIISFAVAASENNVIGKDNQLLWSLPNDMKFFKNTTWGFPVIMGRKTYESLGKPLAGRTNIVITRQADWKAGGVIVTPSLEEALKVAADTDARESFVIGGGEIFKLALPMAQKIVLTRVHTVIEGDAFFPELSPAEWEMEWHQDFEPDEKHIYAYSFQIWRRK, from the coding sequence ATGATCATCTCATTTGCCGTGGCTGCTTCTGAAAACAATGTAATTGGAAAAGACAACCAGTTACTCTGGAGCCTGCCCAACGATATGAAATTCTTCAAGAACACCACCTGGGGATTTCCGGTGATCATGGGCAGAAAGACGTACGAGAGTCTGGGAAAGCCATTAGCGGGAAGGACCAATATCGTGATCACCCGCCAGGCAGACTGGAAAGCCGGGGGCGTGATCGTAACGCCCAGCCTGGAAGAGGCCCTGAAAGTTGCGGCGGATACCGATGCCAGGGAGTCTTTTGTGATAGGTGGGGGAGAGATCTTCAAACTGGCCCTGCCAATGGCACAAAAGATCGTGCTGACACGCGTTCATACCGTTATAGAAGGAGATGCTTTTTTCCCTGAACTGAGCCCGGCAGAATGGGAAATGGAATGGCACCAGGATTTTGAACCCGATGAGAAACATATTTACGCCTACAGTTTTCAAATTTGGCGCAGGAAATAA
- a CDS encoding coiled-coil domain-containing protein, producing MMSLLLVSLYEFKQFLQIVLWIAVPLTVVAVGMTIYLHYRRRKKPAEADTGHPLLDASEWKLALAGSSAGTGPVSSEPLPDWLASSNPDNTTLLKKYEAEVRRYKEDYATLKEDYKELEFKYEDLRNKAYNGKHSNEGDEKPLSTQEKEKLQQQLRDAEQAVVNAKAEIEKLQACFSQQVDELGGQHRQEKDQLVADLAALRTENEKLQNKFAALQQQAPASKSKIPSDAVSIDAQRITVLEELLAKTEEENNLLKNRLTEGEYLQDLAQEKKLQVDFLQQQLEQRIKNFHQLERKADEAANHLREMKDKSASFEYRIQVLSEELTEKQSEITKISEEAIEWRATAQISQQEKQVQQQQIEEKTLLVNQLESSLRNMQDEHQTLRTDIDSRQQVMDGLRDDLLKEQQKAKELESKLELSSNLLVRIYSELARSLNAGWMQWQQGQEPLPLEIPAAEAVTEKSKETA from the coding sequence ATGATGTCCTTACTGCTCGTATCGCTCTACGAGTTCAAACAGTTTTTGCAAATTGTGTTATGGATTGCTGTGCCATTAACTGTAGTAGCCGTAGGAATGACTATCTATCTGCATTATCGTCGCCGGAAAAAGCCTGCAGAGGCTGACACGGGCCACCCGCTGCTCGATGCTTCCGAATGGAAACTGGCGCTGGCAGGGAGTTCCGCCGGTACTGGTCCTGTTTCTTCGGAGCCATTGCCTGATTGGCTTGCCAGTTCCAATCCTGATAATACCACCCTGCTCAAAAAGTATGAGGCTGAAGTTCGCCGGTATAAGGAAGATTATGCCACTCTCAAAGAGGATTACAAAGAGCTGGAATTCAAATATGAAGATCTCCGCAACAAGGCCTATAACGGCAAGCATTCCAATGAAGGTGATGAAAAACCACTTTCAACACAAGAGAAGGAAAAACTGCAGCAGCAGTTGCGTGATGCTGAGCAGGCCGTAGTGAATGCGAAAGCTGAGATCGAAAAACTACAAGCCTGTTTCTCGCAGCAGGTGGATGAGCTGGGTGGCCAGCACCGCCAGGAGAAAGATCAGCTGGTGGCTGATCTTGCTGCACTCCGAACAGAAAATGAAAAACTACAAAATAAATTTGCTGCGCTTCAGCAGCAGGCTCCCGCTTCAAAATCCAAAATCCCATCCGATGCAGTTTCTATCGATGCCCAGCGGATCACTGTGCTGGAAGAACTGCTTGCAAAGACCGAGGAAGAGAATAACCTGTTGAAGAACAGGCTCACAGAAGGTGAGTACCTGCAGGACCTGGCGCAGGAAAAAAAGCTGCAGGTCGATTTCCTGCAGCAACAACTGGAACAGCGGATAAAGAATTTTCATCAGCTGGAAAGAAAGGCCGATGAAGCAGCTAACCATCTCCGTGAGATGAAGGATAAAAGCGCCTCATTCGAGTACCGCATCCAGGTATTATCAGAAGAGCTTACAGAAAAGCAAAGTGAAATAACGAAGATCAGTGAGGAAGCCATCGAGTGGCGCGCTACTGCGCAGATCAGTCAGCAGGAAAAACAGGTGCAGCAGCAACAGATAGAAGAAAAGACACTGCTGGTGAACCAGCTGGAAAGCAGTCTCCGCAATATGCAGGACGAGCATCAAACGCTGCGCACTGATATCGACTCCCGTCAGCAGGTGATGGATGGTTTGAGAGATGATCTGCTGAAAGAGCAACAGAAAGCAAAAGAACTTGAGAGCAAACTGGAACTCAGCAGCAACCTGCTGGTCCGCATCTATAGTGAACTGGCCCGGTCCCTCAATGCCGGCTGGATGCAATGGCAGCAAGGTCAGGAACCTTTACCATTGGAAATTCCGGCAGCGGAAGCGGTGACTGAAAAATCCAAGGAAACAGCCTGA
- a CDS encoding NAD(P) transhydrogenase subunit alpha yields the protein MTIGILKEPASETRVSLLPEAVATLTKKGITVLTEQGAGEKAYSQDEDYTNAGAQVKSRGEVIQQSDILLAIHPLQESISSKIIIGVYQPLFAPAVMQQWAQAGLTTFSLDMLPRTTRAQSMDVLSSQANIAGYKAVLLAANSYGRYFPMFMTAAGSIAPAKILILGAGVAGLQAVATARRLGAVVEVFDTRPAVKEEVMSLGAKFIEVEGAADASKAGGYAVEQTEEYKKKQEDRIAQSIAKADIVVTTAQIPGKKAPILISEAMLSSMRNGSVIIDLAAATGGNTPVTKNNETVQYKGVRIIGDSNLQAGMPSDASKLYGKNILNFLQLIISKEGAINLNWEDELVKGACITHDGQVVHERVKVSN from the coding sequence ATGACGATCGGAATTTTAAAAGAACCGGCCTCCGAAACCCGTGTATCCCTGTTGCCCGAAGCCGTGGCAACCCTCACTAAAAAAGGGATAACGGTACTCACAGAGCAGGGCGCCGGAGAAAAAGCATATAGCCAGGATGAAGATTATACAAATGCGGGAGCACAGGTAAAATCCCGCGGGGAGGTGATCCAACAGTCGGATATCCTCCTGGCCATCCATCCCCTCCAGGAATCTATCTCTTCAAAAATCATTATCGGTGTGTACCAGCCGCTCTTTGCTCCTGCTGTGATGCAGCAATGGGCACAGGCAGGCCTCACTACGTTCAGTTTGGATATGCTGCCCCGTACCACCCGTGCGCAAAGCATGGATGTGCTGAGCTCGCAGGCCAATATCGCCGGCTACAAAGCCGTGTTGCTGGCTGCGAATAGCTATGGCCGTTATTTTCCCATGTTCATGACTGCGGCAGGAAGCATCGCTCCCGCAAAGATCCTGATCCTGGGAGCAGGCGTTGCAGGATTGCAGGCCGTTGCAACAGCCCGCCGCCTCGGTGCAGTAGTGGAAGTGTTCGATACACGTCCTGCAGTGAAGGAAGAAGTGATGAGCCTTGGCGCCAAATTCATTGAAGTGGAAGGAGCCGCCGATGCCAGCAAGGCAGGTGGTTATGCAGTTGAACAGACAGAAGAATATAAAAAGAAACAGGAAGATCGGATTGCGCAGAGCATTGCCAAAGCTGATATCGTTGTTACCACAGCGCAGATCCCCGGCAAAAAAGCGCCCATCCTGATCTCTGAAGCCATGCTCTCCAGTATGCGCAACGGATCTGTTATTATCGATCTGGCCGCAGCTACCGGAGGCAATACCCCTGTTACAAAAAATAATGAAACCGTTCAGTACAAAGGCGTACGCATCATCGGCGACAGTAACCTGCAGGCAGGCATGCCTTCCGATGCCAGCAAATTGTACGGAAAGAATATTCTTAATTTCTTACAACTGATCATCAGTAAAGAAGGCGCTATCAATCTGAACTGGGAAGATGAACTGGTGAAAGGCGCCTGCATCACTCATGATGGACAGGTTGTGCATGAAAGGGTAAAAGTTTCAAACTAA
- a CDS encoding RNA polymerase sigma factor, with protein sequence MATISEQEMLRIYRETFPAVALMVRNLGGNLESAKDLFHDALVIYCEKQSAGSLEINVSERSYLKGIVRNLWNRQFRNRLFTTSLDESDEEEMYYEENRQSESLLSTSLLRFLQTAGKKCMQLLQAYYYDQQNMQEISEQFHFSSARSATVQKFKCLEKLREQLKTSALYEESFA encoded by the coding sequence ATGGCAACAATTTCAGAACAGGAAATGTTGAGGATCTACCGGGAAACCTTTCCCGCCGTGGCTTTGATGGTGCGCAACCTGGGTGGAAACCTGGAGTCTGCGAAGGACCTCTTTCATGATGCCCTCGTTATTTACTGCGAAAAGCAAAGCGCCGGCAGCCTGGAAATTAACGTTTCCGAAAGATCTTATCTCAAAGGCATTGTCCGCAACCTCTGGAACCGGCAATTCAGGAACCGCCTTTTCACCACTTCCCTCGATGAATCGGATGAGGAAGAAATGTATTACGAAGAGAACCGTCAGAGCGAATCCCTGCTTTCCACTTCCCTGCTCCGGTTCCTTCAGACAGCCGGGAAAAAATGCATGCAATTGCTGCAGGCCTATTATTACGATCAGCAAAACATGCAGGAGATATCTGAACAGTTCCATTTTTCTTCCGCCCGTTCCGCTACCGTGCAGAAATTTAAATGTCTCGAAAAATTAAGGGAACAATTAAAAACATCGGCCCTGTATGAGGAAAGCTTTGCATGA
- a CDS encoding ATP-dependent Clp protease proteolytic subunit, with the protein MPIIPTVIDTTTRGAYDIYSLLLKERIIFLGTAIDDNVANLIVAQLLYLDSENHQPISLYIHSPGGVIYAGFAIYDTMKILKSPVSTIAVGFSGSMGTVLLTAGSKGQRYALPHATVHMHPAGGGAQGYTEDVRIAYQEQERLQDQLFYVIAKNTGHSYEEIESMYRRDKFMNAEEAKEYGLIDEILGDAEDLAAIRNLQKSFSPVGFRKHGK; encoded by the coding sequence ATGCCAATCATACCAACGGTCATAGACACCACCACGCGTGGCGCCTATGATATCTACAGCCTATTGCTGAAGGAAAGGATCATTTTTCTCGGCACTGCCATCGACGACAATGTGGCCAATCTCATTGTGGCCCAACTGCTGTACCTCGACAGTGAGAACCATCAACCCATCAGTTTGTACATCCACTCCCCCGGCGGCGTGATCTATGCCGGCTTTGCCATCTATGATACCATGAAGATTCTGAAGTCGCCCGTGAGCACCATTGCAGTGGGATTCAGCGGAAGCATGGGCACAGTTCTCCTCACTGCCGGATCGAAAGGCCAACGCTATGCCCTCCCTCACGCTACCGTGCACATGCATCCTGCCGGTGGCGGAGCACAGGGTTACACAGAAGATGTGCGCATCGCTTACCAGGAACAGGAAAGGTTACAGGACCAACTGTTTTATGTAATCGCTAAAAACACCGGTCATTCCTATGAAGAAATTGAATCGATGTACAGAAGGGACAAATTCATGAATGCTGAAGAAGCAAAAGAATATGGATTGATAGATGAGATACTGGGTGATGCGGAAGACCTTGCAGCCATCCGCAACCTGCAGAAATCCTTTTCTCCTGTCGGGTTCAGGAAACACGGAAAATGA